Part of the Deltaproteobacteria bacterium genome, TGAAGACGATTTTGATAATCGGCTTGCGGATGTTTTTAGTCGTGAGTTTCTTATTCATGCCTGGGATTCCGTTGCGATCTGCGTTAGCCAAAATGGACTGTAGCGCGGGCAGCGCGGGCAACGATCTGCCGCGGACGGCGGCGATTGCGACCAATCCTGCGGGGACTGGGGCGCATGCATTAGGCGCTGGCCTTGCCGCGGTGGCGGGCAAAGTCACCGCCATTTCGCTGAAAGTTCAACCCTACAACGGGCCTAACGCTTGGATGCCGCTGATGGAAAGCGACGAGTTGGAAATGGGTGTGCTCAATATTCTCGATTCGCAAATGGCCGCCACTGGCACTGGCAATTACAAAAAGGCCTACCCGATGTTGCGGGTCATCGCTGGCGGGGTTTTTCCGTTCACCGGAGGGGTGATGGTGCGCGACAAATCGGACATCAAGCAATTGAGCGATTTGAAAGGAAAGCGGATGGCCTGGGATTTTGGCGGTCACGCGATCTCTCAGACCTACTTGAACGCGGTCTTAGAGACGGGAGGTGTAAAGCCGAGCGATGTGCAACAGGTGCGAGTATCCAACGTTAATGACGGCATTCGCGCCGTTCCCGAAGGAAAAGTTGATGCTACCTGGGCGTCGCTGGGTACGGGAACCAATGAGGAAGCCAATGCCATGGAGCCGG contains:
- a CDS encoding TAXI family TRAP transporter solute-binding subunit translates to MKTILIIGLRMFLVVSFLFMPGIPLRSALAKMDCSAGSAGNDLPRTAAIATNPAGTGAHALGAGLAAVAGKVTAISLKVQPYNGPNAWMPLMESDELEMGVLNILDSQMAATGTGNYKKAYPMLRVIAGGVFPFTGGVMVRDKSDIKQLSDLKGKRMAWDFGGHAISQTYLNAVLETGGVKPSDVQQVRVSNVNDGIRAVPEGKVDATWASLGTGTNEEANAMEPVRFLPVPNTDAANKILGRYGGSVVKATPSAGVRGETYVLGYALHIVGSSKMSDRAVTALTKAWWDNLAELQTIHPLFKQWTKDNQAITNFTIPYHSGAVKFYKDVGVWTAKHDARTKEICG